From a region of the Haloquadratum walsbyi C23 genome:
- a CDS encoding ATP-binding protein, with product MHISETDFWNDLMHGIHGPRQGGARLIIDAEDASTGVGKTTLACAIAQMCARAFDYDLHPDDFTLSGEQYLERWREHPDAYQPSVIVLDELAGAGAGDSRRSMSNKNVNLGRSWQLMRKKRIVTITTLPHWSDADVRMRRFADYRLWALKRPIGYFRPYKVTSTFDRGDVRTESYDDIPRNRIPFPNLDRHDDPYFEAVTEKKDDLLDSEHFDADELQEDEPDPEEVERDQKKADAQRARDLGLSTREVSEVVDMSQSWVSKYTDATNPTEQPADD from the coding sequence ATGCACATCTCAGAGACGGACTTTTGGAACGACCTTATGCATGGCATTCATGGACCGAGGCAAGGTGGTGCCCGACTGATCATTGACGCCGAGGATGCGAGCACAGGCGTCGGTAAGACGACCTTAGCGTGTGCAATAGCACAGATGTGTGCACGAGCGTTCGATTACGACTTACACCCTGACGACTTCACACTCTCAGGAGAGCAATATCTTGAACGCTGGCGAGAGCACCCTGACGCATATCAACCGAGTGTAATTGTCCTCGACGAACTCGCCGGTGCCGGTGCTGGAGATTCACGACGGTCGATGAGTAATAAGAACGTGAATCTCGGTCGGTCGTGGCAACTCATGCGCAAGAAACGGATTGTAACAATCACGACCTTGCCGCATTGGTCAGATGCAGATGTTCGGATGCGACGGTTTGCAGATTATCGACTGTGGGCACTCAAGAGACCCATAGGATACTTTCGACCGTATAAAGTGACGAGCACATTCGACCGAGGCGACGTGCGCACTGAGAGTTACGACGACATACCGAGAAATAGAATACCATTTCCAAATCTCGACAGACACGACGACCCATATTTTGAGGCGGTAACTGAGAAAAAGGATGATTTACTCGACAGTGAGCACTTCGACGCCGACGAACTGCAAGAGGACGAGCCCGACCCTGAGGAAGTTGAGAGAGACCAGAAAAAGGCAGATGCCCAGCGAGCACGAGACCTCGGTCTCTCGACGCGAGAGGTATCTGAGGTCGTGGATATGTCGCAGTCATGGGTCAGTAAGTACACAGATGCGACAAACCCGACCGAACAACCTGCCGACGACTGA